The following coding sequences are from one Melanotaenia boesemani isolate fMelBoe1 chromosome 17, fMelBoe1.pri, whole genome shotgun sequence window:
- the srsf4 gene encoding serine/arginine-rich splicing factor 4 isoform X1 gives MSRVYIGRLSYRAREKDVERFFKGYGKILEVDLKNGYGFVEFDDPRDADDAVYDLNGKELCGERVIVEHTKGPRRDGGYGGRSGYGRWGGRDRYGPPVRTDYRLIVENLSSRCSWQDLKDYMRQAGEVTYADTHKGRRNEGVIEFRQYSDMKRALEKLDGTEVNGRKIRLIEDRPGAKRRRSYSRSRSHSRSRSRSRRSHKSRSRSESSSRSRSRSRAASRSRSRSRSKKNKSKKEEEERSNGAQKDEDHSRSRSPKSKKSKKDGKKAKKEDSRSRSRSRSRSRSRKSTSKGREQPKSDDEAGEPEARARSQSRSRSPEESRARSKSKSKSRSPSPAKARSRSESRSKSRSQSRSRSRSRS, from the exons atgtCGCGGGTATACATTGGAAGATTGAGCtacagagcaagagaaaagGACGTGGAGAGGTTCTTCAAAGGCTACGGGAAGATTCTGGAAGTCGATCTGAAAAATGG GTACGGGTTTGTTGAGTTCGATGACCCTCGGGATGCTGATGATGCAGTGTATGACCTGAATGGTAAAGAGCTGTGTGGGGAGAGGGTCATTGTGGAGCACACGAAGGGACCCCGTCGTGACGGAGGCTATGGCGGACGGA GTGGATATGGCCGGTGGGGAGGACGGGACAGATACGGCCCGCCTGTACGCACAGATTACCGACTCATTGTTGAGAATCTTTCCAGCCGCTGCAGCTGGCAGGACCTGAAG gACTACATGAGACAGGCAGGGGAGGTGACCTACGCCGACACCCATAAAGGCCGCAGGAACGAGGGCGTGATCGAGTTCAGGCAGTACTCAGACATGAAGAGAGCTCTGGAGAAGCTGGACGGCACGGAGGTGAACGGCAGGAAGATCCGGCTCATCGAGGACCGTCCCGGCGCCAAACGCCGCCGCTCTTATTCTCGCAGCCGCAGCCATTCCAG GTCTCGCTCCCGAAGTCGCAGGTCTCACAAGAGCCGCAGCCGCAGTGAGAGCAGCAGCCGCAGCCGCTCCAGATCCAG AGCGGCGTCTCGTTCCCGCAGCCGATCCCGCAGCAAGAAGAACAAGAgcaagaaggaggaagaggagcgcAGCAACGGCGCTCAGAAGGACGAAGACCACAGCCGGAGCCGCAGTCCCAAGAGCAAGAAGAGCAAGAAGGACGGGAAGAAGGCCAAGAAGGAGGATTCCAGGTCCAGATCCCGCTCTCGCTCCAGGTCCCGCTCCAGGAAGTCGACTTCTAAAGGCCGCGAGCAGCCGAAGAGTGACGACGAGGCCGGCGAGCCCGAGGCCAGGGCCAGATCCCAATCCCGTTCCCGCTCTCCCGAAGAATCCAGGGCCAGGTCAAAATCCAAGTCCAAGTCCCGGTCCCCCTCACCTGCCAAAGCCCGCTCCCGGTCCGAGTCCCGCTCCAAATCCCGTTCCCAGTCTCGCTCCCGTTCCCGTTCTCGTTCCTAG
- the srsf4 gene encoding serine/arginine-rich splicing factor 4 isoform X2, with translation MKTAFAIRPRPGGEDAMGLGADVGSALLGGYGRWGGRDRYGPPVRTDYRLIVENLSSRCSWQDLKDYMRQAGEVTYADTHKGRRNEGVIEFRQYSDMKRALEKLDGTEVNGRKIRLIEDRPGAKRRRSYSRSRSHSRSRSRSRRSHKSRSRSESSSRSRSRSRAASRSRSRSRSKKNKSKKEEEERSNGAQKDEDHSRSRSPKSKKSKKDGKKAKKEDSRSRSRSRSRSRSRKSTSKGREQPKSDDEAGEPEARARSQSRSRSPEESRARSKSKSKSRSPSPAKARSRSESRSKSRSQSRSRSRSRS, from the exons ATGAAGACCGCTTTTGCCATTAGGCCCAGGCCGGGTGGTGAGGATGCCATGGGGTTAGGAGCAGATGTGGGTTCAGCTCTTCTAG GTGGATATGGCCGGTGGGGAGGACGGGACAGATACGGCCCGCCTGTACGCACAGATTACCGACTCATTGTTGAGAATCTTTCCAGCCGCTGCAGCTGGCAGGACCTGAAG gACTACATGAGACAGGCAGGGGAGGTGACCTACGCCGACACCCATAAAGGCCGCAGGAACGAGGGCGTGATCGAGTTCAGGCAGTACTCAGACATGAAGAGAGCTCTGGAGAAGCTGGACGGCACGGAGGTGAACGGCAGGAAGATCCGGCTCATCGAGGACCGTCCCGGCGCCAAACGCCGCCGCTCTTATTCTCGCAGCCGCAGCCATTCCAG GTCTCGCTCCCGAAGTCGCAGGTCTCACAAGAGCCGCAGCCGCAGTGAGAGCAGCAGCCGCAGCCGCTCCAGATCCAG AGCGGCGTCTCGTTCCCGCAGCCGATCCCGCAGCAAGAAGAACAAGAgcaagaaggaggaagaggagcgcAGCAACGGCGCTCAGAAGGACGAAGACCACAGCCGGAGCCGCAGTCCCAAGAGCAAGAAGAGCAAGAAGGACGGGAAGAAGGCCAAGAAGGAGGATTCCAGGTCCAGATCCCGCTCTCGCTCCAGGTCCCGCTCCAGGAAGTCGACTTCTAAAGGCCGCGAGCAGCCGAAGAGTGACGACGAGGCCGGCGAGCCCGAGGCCAGGGCCAGATCCCAATCCCGTTCCCGCTCTCCCGAAGAATCCAGGGCCAGGTCAAAATCCAAGTCCAAGTCCCGGTCCCCCTCACCTGCCAAAGCCCGCTCCCGGTCCGAGTCCCGCTCCAAATCCCGTTCCCAGTCTCGCTCCCGTTCCCGTTCTCGTTCCTAG
- the msto1 gene encoding protein misato homolog 1 produces the protein MSSVCREVITLQLGHYSNFVGTHWWNLQDAGLCYDPESPPGEIQSDVMFREGQTLGGHVTYTPRLIAMDLKGSLRTLRQEGSLYDAGKDTSAISWEGSLVMHRESPPAKNSFLEDLDKLDTGEILAEADFSSESQPHHAAGAVSVDTVNSHLARVQKGYKLEGSVKVWSDFLRIHLHPRTISVIHQYNHDGEAHRLEAFGQGESLLQGALLEELEDKLHFYVEECDYLQGFQVLCDLADGFSGLGSKLTEMLQDSYGGRGLLTWGLAPVSHPDSTPVKDLYHLLNWTLGTVHMAANSSLFCPLTLRGGLGRRPGSPPAFRHLSYDPSLWYHSSSVLALALDAVTVPYRLRTNGVPMWQVADTLAVSGRKVVATYGAVPFPMMHGTSLPEALSACADALPWKPLSACRESGGGRCYGQWATLKGFEGQKLISRLSPGIKPPTPLHGLHSGEDVLATYIRSFYQSSPLAVQLVSSPCKVTPPFPQIFHPSLGPRGFLQSPLPPPGSPAPPVSSVPIMTSLQSGPAIDPWLSELHRAATAFDIRRVAPSFLSQGPEMADYEEALEQLHLLARRYRDDSGGVMHSSSEEDDDDDE, from the exons ATGAGTAGTGTCTGCAGAGAGGTCATCACTCTGCAGCTGGGACATTATTCCAACTTCGTGGGGACCCACTGGTGGAATTTACAG GATGCGGGTTTATGCTACGATCCCGAGTCGCCTCCAGGTGAGATCCAGAGTGATGTCATGTTTCGTGAAGGCCAGACTCTGGGCGGACACGTCACCTACACGCCACGACTCATCGCCATGGACCTGAAAG GAAGTCTTCGTACTCTACGACAGGAAGGGAGTCTGTACGATGCAGGAAAAGACACCTCAGCCATCAGCTG GGAGGGAAGCCTCGTGATGCACAGGGAGAGTCCTCCAGCCAAGAACTCCTTCCTGGAAGATCTGGACAAGCTCGAC ACGGGGGAGATACTTGCAGAAGCAGATTTTTCTTCCGAGTCGCAGCCTCACCACGCAG CAGGTGCAGTGAGCGTGGACACGGTGAACAGCCACCTGGCTCGGGTCCAGAAGGGCTACAAGCTGGAGGGGAGTGTGAAGGTGTGGTCCGACTTCCTGAGGATCCACCTGCACCCCCGCACCATCTCCGTCATCCACCAGTACAACCATGACGG GGAGGCGCACCGTCTGGAGGCCTTTGGACAGGGAGAGTCTCTCCTGCAGGGGGCgctgctggaggagctggaggacaAGCTTCACTTCTATGTGGAGGAGTGCGATTATCTTCAG GGTTTCCAGGTCCTCTGCGACCTGGCTGATGGATTCTCTGGTCTAGGTTCGAAGCTCACAGAGATGCTGCAGGACTCGTATGGGGGGCGGGGCCTCCTGACCTGGGGTCTGGCCCCCGTCAGCCATCCTGATTCG ACTCCGGTCAAGGACCTGTACCACCTCCTGAACTGGACTCTGGGGACGGTCCACATGGCTGCCAACAGTTCTCTCTTCTGCCCGCTGACCCTGCGTGGAGGACTGGGCCGGCGGCCCGGTTCCCCTCCGGCGTTCAGACACCTGTCCTACGAT CCCTCGCTGTGGTACCACTCCAGCTCGGTCCTGGCTCTGGCCCTGGATGCCGTCACGGTGCCGTACCGGCTGAGGACCAACGGCGTCCCCATGTGGCAGGTGGCGGACACACTGGCCGTGTCGGGCAGGAAG GTCGTGGCCACTTATGGTGCCGTCCCGTTTCCCATGATGCACGGTACCTCTCTGCCTGAAGCCCTGAGTGCCTGCGCTGATGCGTTGCCATGGAAACCTCTGTCGGCCTGCCGTGAATCGGGCGGCGGCCGGTGCTACGGACAGTGGGCCACGCTGAAGGGCTTCGAAGGGCAGAAACTCATCAG CCGTCTGTCTCCGGGGATCAAACCACCGACTCCTTTGCATGGGCTCCACAGCGGCGAGGACGTCCTGGCCACCTACATCAGATCCTTCTACCAGTCATCTCCTCT GGCTGTCCAGCTGGTGTCCAGTCCCTGTAAGGTGACCCCGCCCTTCCCTCAGATCTTCCACCCCTCTCTCGGCCCTCGGGGCTTCCTGCAGAGCCCACTGCCACCGCCCGGCT CTCCGGCCCCGCCCGTCTCCTCTGTTCCCATCATGACGTCTCTCCAGTCAGGGCCTGCCATCGACCCCTGGCTCTCTGAGCTGCACCGTGCTGCCACCGCCTTCGACATTCGTCGCGTGGCCCCCAGCTTCCTCTCTCAGGGGCCCGAGATGGCCGACTACGAGGAGGCCCTGGAGCAACTGCATCTGCTGGCCCGACGTTACCGTGACGACAGTGGCGGTGTAATGCACTCCTCCTcagaagaggatgatgatgatgatgagtga
- the smim13 gene encoding small integral membrane protein 13: MWQTVALALLVLVATLVCVLLFTLFGWYVVWQLFLSKFKFLRELIGDAGTPQAETQPSQTKSERPANTTTWNRSRTARQRLASPEAADHMTPSSR; encoded by the exons ATGTGGCAGACCGTCGCCCTCGCGCTGCTGGTCTTGGTGGCCACGCTCGTCTGCGTGCTGCTCTTCACGCTGTTTG gttGGTACGTGGTCTGGCAGCTCTTCCTGTCAAAGTTCAAGTTCCTGCGTGAGCTGATCGGGGACGCCGGGACCCCGCAGGCCGAAACTCAACCGTCCCAAACCAAGAGCGAACGGCCGGCCAACACCACCACGTGGAACCGGAGCCGCACCGCACGCCAAAGACTCGCCTCTCCGGAGGCCGCTGATCACATGACACCCTCTTCTCGCTGA